A region from the Rhodamnia argentea isolate NSW1041297 chromosome 7, ASM2092103v1, whole genome shotgun sequence genome encodes:
- the LOC115749735 gene encoding actin-depolymerizing factor, with protein sequence MSFRWLSRGNASSGMGVSDHSKSTFMDLKRRRVHRYVIFNIDEKKKEVVVEKTGGPAESYEDFAAALPENDCRYAVYDYDFVTSDNCQKSKIFFIAWSPSTSPIRAKMLYATSRERFRRDLDGVHCEIQATDPTEMDLEVLKERAN encoded by the exons ATGTCTTTCAGATGGCTAAGCCGG GGAAATGCTTCATCTGGCATGGGTGTATCTGATCATAGCAAGAGCACTTTCATGGATCTAAAGAGGAGGAGAGTACATCGCTATGTGATTTTCAACATTgatgagaagaaaaaggaggttGTGGTTGAGAAGACTGGTGGCCCAGCTGAAAGCTATGAGGATTTCGCAGCTGCTCTCCCTGAGAATGATTGCCGTTATGCTGTTTATGATTACGACTTCGTGACTTCTGATAACTGCCAAAAGAGCAAGATATTCTTCATTGCCTG GTCTCCCTCAACATCACCTATACGTGCCAAGATGCTCTATGCCACCTCCAGAGAGAGATTCAGACGGGATCTGGACGGCGTTCATTGCGAGATTCAGGCTACTGACCCCACAGAAATGGATCTTGAAGTGCTCAAGGAGCGTGCTAATTGA
- the LOC115749734 gene encoding inorganic phosphate transporter 1-4-like, with translation MAGEQVQVLNALDVAKTQWYHFTAIIIAGMGFFTDAYDLFCISLVTKLLGRIYYHVDGAAKPGTLPPNVSAAVNGVAFCGTLSGQLFFGWLGDKLGRKKVYGMTLMLMVICSIASGLSFGHEPKSIMATLCFFRFWLGFGIGGDYPLSATIMSEYSNKKTRGAFIAAVFAMQGFGILAGGVFAIIISSAFNARFNSPAYEVDSIRSTVPQADFVWRIILMVGALPAALTYYWRLKMPETPRYTALVAKNMKQAAADMSKVLNIDMEAEQQNAQKPLPVPAAEDQSVGLYGLFSSEFLRRHGLHLLGTASTWFLLDIAFYSQNLFQKDIFSAVGWLPPAKTMNAIEEVYRIARAQTLIALCSTVPGYWFTVALIDRIGRFVIQLMGFFFMTVFMFALAIPYDHWTRKENRVGFVVIYSLTFFFSNFGPNATTFVVPAEIFPARLRSTCHGISAASGKLGAMVGAFGFLYLAQNQDKAKADAGYPAGIGIKNSLIVLGGINFLGLLFTFLVPEAKGKSLEQMSGEMEDKVDAKQAEQQQQPQQAYSSRTVLAL, from the coding sequence ATGGCCGGTGAACAAGTGCAAGTTCTGAACGCGCTAGACGTTGCTAAGACGCAATGGTACCATTTCACGGCGATCATCATTGCCGGGATGGGCTTCTTCACGGACGCGTACGACCTTTTCTGCATATCCCTCGTGACCAAGTTACTCGGTCGGATATACTACCATGTGGATGGCGCGGCGAAGCCTGGAACCTTGCCTCCGAATGTGTCCGCAGCTGTAAACGGCGTGGCCTTCTGCGGGACCCTTTCAGGCCAGCTCTTCTTCGGCTGGCTCGGCGACAAGCTGGGAAGGAAGAAAGTCTACGGCATGACGCTGATGCTCATGGTGATATGCTCAATTGCTTCGGGATTGTCCTTCGGCCACGAGCCGAAGTCCATCATGGCAACGCTCTGCTTCTTCCGGTTTTGGCTAGGCTTTGGCATCGGAGGCGACTATCCGCTATCTGCAACTATTATGTCTGAATATTCCAACAAGAAGACTAGAGGGGCCTTCATTGCTGCGGTTTTCGCAATGCAGGGGTTCGGGATATTGGCGGGTGGAGTGTTCGCGATCATCATTTCGTCCGCCTTCAACGCTCGGTTCAACAGCCCGGCTTATGAGGTAGACTCAATCCGCTCAACCGTGCCCCAGGCCGACTTTGTTTGGAGGATCATTCTGATGGTGGGGGCGCTTCCGGCCGCACTCACCTACTACTGGAGGTTGAAGATGCCCGAAACTCCCCGTTACACCGCCCTGGTAGCAAAGAACATGAAGCAGGCGGCTGCTGACATGTCAAAGGTTCTGAATATTGATATGGAGGCAGAGCAACAGAATGCCCAGAAGCCGCTGCCAGTGCCGGCAGCTGAAGATCAGTCCGTTGGCTTATATGGCTTGTTCTCTAGTGAATTTTTACGACGCCACGGGCTTCACTTGCTTGGAACAGCGAGCACATGGTTCCTACTCGACATCGCGTTCTATAGCCAGAACCTGTTCCAGAAGGACATCTTCAGCGCCGTCGGGTGGCTTCCCCCGGCAAAGACCATGAATGCGATAGAGGAGGTGTACAGGATTGCACGGGCTCAGACGCTCATCGCCCTGTGCAGCACTGTGCCAGGGTATTGGTTCACGGTGGCTTTAATAGACAGGATAGGGCGGTTTGTCATCCAGCTGATGGGATTTTTTTTCATGACGGTCTTCATGTTCGCCCTCGCGATCCCTTATGACCACTGGACTCGCAAGGAGAACCGCGTTGGCTTCGTGGTGATCTACTCCctcactttcttcttctccaactTTGGACCCAACGCCACCACATTTGTCGTGCCAGCCGAGATCTTCCCAGCCCGGTTGAGGTCCACATGCCACGGCATATCAGCAGCATCCGGGAAGCTCGGTGCCATGGTGGGGGCGTTCGGGTTCCTCTACTTGGCTCAGAACCAAGACAAGGCAAAGGCAGATGCAGGGTACCCTGCAGGAATCGGAATCAAGAACTCCCTCATCGTGCTCGGCGGAATCAACTTCTTGGGGCTGCTGTTCACGTTTTTGGTGCCCGAGGCAAAGGGTAAGTCTCTGGAGCAGATGTCAGGTGAGATGGAGGATAAAGTCGATGCAAAGCAGgcggagcagcagcagcagccgcagCAGGCTTATAGCAGTAGGACAGTTCTGGCTCTTTAG